In a genomic window of Drosophila takahashii strain IR98-3 E-12201 chromosome 3L, DtakHiC1v2, whole genome shotgun sequence:
- the LOC108056299 gene encoding uncharacterized protein: protein MAPLHLLLHCATTLLIANALVLSPQLLGAENEGKSKVGFPIDLDDGVEGVDLPLEVEQDMAGEQAAGRPQHSMPPDWLTFDEPTPPTKHRSGHKPQIILKHPTGGFHKLSSHGHRSCHVEVVSKVQGICQPMPIGSACVSDDYMDLYTDANCSTQ, encoded by the coding sequence ATGGCCCCACTGCATCTGCTGCTCCACTGCGCTACCACTCTGCTGATTGCCAACGCTCTGGTGCTAAGTCCCCAGTTGCTGGGCGCTGAAAATGAGGGAAAATCCAAAGTCGGCTTTCCCATCGACCTGGACGACGGAGTAGAGGGCGTGGACCTGCCTCTGGAGGTGGAGCAGGACATGGCCGGGGAGCAGGCGGCCGGCAGGCCCCAGCACTCGATGCCCCCCGACTGGCTGACCTTCGACGAGCCCACGCCGCCCACCAAGCACCGCAGTGGCCACAAGCCGCAGATCATCCTCAAGCATCCGACCGGCGGATTCCACAAGCTCTCCTCCCACGGCCACCGCTCCTGCCACGTGGAGGTCGTCAGCAAGGTGCAGGGCATCTGCCAGCCGATGCCCATTGGCAGCGCCTGTGTCTCCGACGACTACATGGACCTCTACACCGATGCCAACTGCTCCACTCAATAA
- the LOC108056294 gene encoding glycerophosphocholine phosphodiesterase GPCPD1: MYRSRVWLNVLKSISILLLQLLPWCVAFVNESSVFGPEKLQAFKIFDDEQPSQISGRSFVCVPLFRVFSLELGHNIRLAPDEYVAVSGDHPALGFWQLEKALPLKEQDKSRIKWYLRVWICASQRFYYRYLIYSKNGQGKRVLRSWEGQRVARMLQTYEIYRSPGLDIFGEAYPTSVGGGFYLERGWLQYEYVVELKFVWQDHLVISGLASNAKYRLILTPLNVIDDTRIEVSRYAYNQSSFRAQNQRGVRYSQGSIVVFRIYQPLDTYNAFRLSIYQGSRDIQLSLGEAYIFPDQIKGSRGILQLPVFASLQNIAIGELTLPYLVVQPMPKVEAGNLRASFHHYWPDNWPTLDVGYRGLGASYFQSSTSLTENTIESFLAVQKAKGDMVQLDVQLTKDYIPIVWHGFGFYTSDTEGSIRDRFDLRFVLIRELTYSELKASRVFILKRWTLQEYTHLNVKDVTQQHRIFPKLSEVFEALPKTLGLLVEIKWPQIMASGVPESTQSLNKNNYVDRILQTTIHYGCGRPLIFASFDADICTMIRLKQHVFPVILMSIGRSHIWDAYMDLRAQSYQQAINFAQSAEILGTALHVENFQGKHQLVHSALDLEQVLFLWGNDLQDVHLLEQFRALDVTGLIYDQMDRVGPSSWKRSAFFRAPQLMEVFGAQCVTSGNSTSIPGIKPAKPTIWPKLR; encoded by the coding sequence ATGTATCGATCTCGCGTGTGGTTGAATGTGTTAAAATCAATTAGCATACTGCTGTTGCAGCTTCTGCCGTGGTGCGTGGCCTTTGTGAATGAATCGTCTGTTTTCGGGCCCGAGAAGCTGCAGGCCTTCAAGATCTTCGACGATGAGCAGCCCAGCCAGATCTCGGGTCGCAGCTTCGTCTGTGTTCCGTTGTTTCGGGTCTTCAGCCTGGAGTTGGGCCACAATATTCGGCTGGCCCCCGACGAATATGTGGCTGTCAGTGGTGATCACCCGGCTCTGGGCTTCTGGCAGCTGGAGAAGGCCCTGCCCCTCAAGGAGCAGGATAAGTCGCGGATTAAGTGGTATCTCAGGGTGTGGATCTGCGCCAGCCAGAGATTCTACTACCGCTACCTGATCTACTCGAAGAATGGCCAGGGCAAGAGAGTCCTGAGGAGCTGGGAGGGTCAGCGGGTGGCCAGAATGCTGCAGACCTACGAGATCTATCGTTCCCCGGGCCTGGACATCTTCGGAGAGGCCTATCCCACATCCGTGGGAGGGGGCTTCTACCTGGAACGCGGTTGGCTGCAGTACGAGTACGTTGTGGAGCTCAAGTTCGTCTGGCAGGATCACTTGGTTATATCTGGGTTGGCGAGTAACGCCAAGTACCGCCTGATCTTGACTCCGCTGAATGTGATAGACGACACCCGCATCGAGGTCTCCAGATATGCCTACAATCAGTCATCCTTCAGAGCCCAAAACCAACGGGGAGTGCGGTATAGTCAAGGCTCTATCGTTGTCTTTCGCATCTATCAACCCTTGGACACCTACAATGCTTTTCGGCTATCCATATATCAGGGATCCAGGGATATCCAGTTATCCTTGGGCGAGGCCTACATATTCCCGGATCAAATCAAGGGAAGTCGCGGCATTTTGCAGCTTCCCGTCTTTGCTAGCCTACAAAATATTGCCATTGGAGAGCTAACTCTGCCCTACTTGGTGGTGCAACCGATGCCAAAAGTGGAGGCCGGAAACCTGAGGGCTAGTTTCCATCACTATTGGCCCGACAATTGGCCCACGCTGGATGTCGGATATCGTGGCCTGGGAGCCAGCTACTTTCAGTCCTCGACCAGCCTCACGGAAAACACAATCGAGAGTTTTCTGGCCGTGCAAAAGGCCAAGGGAGACATGGTCCAATTGGATGTGCAGCTGACCAAGGACTACATTCCCATAGTGTGGCATGGTTTTGGGTTCTATACCTCCGACACAGAGGGTTCCATAAGGGATCGGTTTGACCTACGATTCGTTTTGATCAGGGAACTAACCTACTCCGAACTGAAGGCCAGTCGGGTGTTTATCCTAAAACGTTGGACCCTTCAGGAGTACACGCATCTCAATGTTAAGGATGTCACCCAACAGCACAGGATTTTCCCAAAACTCTCGGAGGTTTTCGAGGCGCTACCCAAAACATTAGGACTTTTGGTGGAGATTAAGTGGCCACAAATAATGGCTTCGGGTGTGCCGGAATCTACACAGAGTCTAAACAAGAACAACTATGTGGATAGGATCTTGCAGACCACTATTCATTATGGATGCGGACGTCCCCTGATCTTCGCCAGCTTTGATGCCGATATATGCACTATGATCAGGCTCAAGCAGCATGTCTTTCCTGTGATCCTGATGAGTATCGGGAGGTCGCACATCTGGGATGCGTACATGGACCTGAGGGCCCAGAGTTATCAGCAGGCCATTAACTTTGCTCAGTCCGCCGAGATTCTGGGAACTGCTCTGCATGTGGAGAACTTCCAGGGAAAGCATCAGTTAGTCCACTCGGCCTTGGATCTCGAACAAGTACTCTTTCTGTGGGGCAACGACCTGCAGGATGTCCATCTGTTGGAGCAGTTTCGAGCCTTGGATGTAACTGGCCTTATTTACGATCAGATGGATCGAGTGGGTCCCTCCAGCTGGAAGCGGTCCGCCTTCTTCCGGGCTCCTCAACTGATGGAAGTATTTGGAGCTCAGTGCGTAACCAGCGGAAATTCGACAAGCATTCCGGGAATAAAGCCAGCTAAGCCAACAATATGGCCAAAGTTGAGATAG
- the LOC108056315 gene encoding uncharacterized protein: MAKCECLHVVGLVSLMLASSLVASWTWRCLYKEFPVDVEKIKGGWYVYGTNPDRIKVCYFEDLDLYWTRITQTDYDNYAVELHCTLPWMRHRMAIYTRQAIPNEKTLGDIASYLKTVQLTIKNFSLIRQKKDCRSQKPPIMQRWHLSRYLHMDYNPVYVKPLVENENI, from the exons ATGGCCAAATGCGAATGTCTCCACGTTGTGGGCCTGGTCTCATTGATGCTGGCCAGCTCCCTCGTGGCCAGTTGGACGTGGAGGTGTTTGTACAAAGAATTCCCAGTCGACGTTGAAAAG ATCAAGGGCGGCTGGTATGTTTATGGGACCAATCCAGACAGAATAAAAGTGTGCTACTTTGAAGATC TGGATCTCTACTGGACACGGATCACCCAAACGGACTATGACAACTATGCTGTGGAACTTCACTGCACCTTACCCTGGATGCGTCATCGAATGGCCATTTATACCCGCCAAGCAATTCCCAATGAAAAGACACTCGGAGATATAGCCTCGTACTTGAAAACGGTCCAGCTGACAATCAAAAACTTTAGCCTAATCCGGCAGAAGAAGGACTGTCGGTCACAGAAGCCTCCGATTATGCAGCGCTGGCATTTATCCCGGTACCTTCACATGGACTACAATCCGGTTTATGTCAAGCCCTTGGTGGAGAACGAAAACATCTGA
- the LOC108056313 gene encoding glycerophosphocholine phosphodiesterase GPCPD1 isoform X1: MGSLYLHRLCPLRLCLAPSCQGLVGTCRAITSRCITDPLPWQPSQKPQPRQKQQLPVKPRQLHLLPCGLRAFRSKCAAYVDGASLTYGTGNELESASGSSVACKPTLREFNVRLEAPLAAEERLGLTGDVKALGEWQLSRSVALESLDELNWQATVPLQSCRQLEYRYFVYVEDLSGYKQIRRWETHFKPRSLGPCSELQCSQLDVFGITSDNSDLKPQVHRGWLNHEAILQLKFNGEKMFQVHDIETFDPQHVQLKIVPVEQTAGLHVEYSKQEYGKSQLEQQPTFGVPYTKGDIVIFHITLPLERMMGQHFRLECYSMSNELLGSASLVASDLSGSEGLLHLPIKSAKDADETLARLRLPYVAVQPYRYSPLDFKTTFAHYWPKSWPNLDVGHRGNGKSYIANAPAERENTIASFLSAHEHHADMIELDVHLTADGVPVIYHDFGLRTAPPGKQISRPDQLEYVLIKDINYGLLKRLRIFSVIAGQVVEYPAHNAEPRTEHRIFPTLVEVLENLPKSLGIDVEIKWPQRRQGGGSEAEQTIDKNFFADKVLHQVIEKGCGRPIIFSSFDADMCTMLRFKQNIFPVMFLTQGETKKWQPFLDLRTRTFLAAVNNAQAFELAGTAPHAEDFLGENAPEMLQKAKDLGQIAVIWGDDCNSKERVQYFTRIGATATCYDRSDLFMPEGKQEAFFKSPALMAEFAAQCRI; the protein is encoded by the exons ATGGGTTCGCTCTACTTGCATAGACTTTGCCCATTGCGATTGTGTTTAGCGCCCAGTTGTCAGGGGCTTGTCGGCACTTGTAGGGCGATCACCAGCCGTTGCATCACCGATCCGCTACCATGGCAGCCGTCCCAGAAACCGCAGCCGCGACAAAAACAGCAACTGCCGGTTAAACCGCGTCAATTGCACTTGCTTCCGTGCGGATTACGCGCGTTTCGCTCAAAG TGTGCCGCCTACGTGGACGGAGCCTCCCTCACCTATGGAACCGGAAACGAGCTGGAGTCGGCATCTGGATCCTCCGTCGCCTGTAAGCCCACTCTGCGGGAGTTCAATGTGCGTCTGGAGGCTCCCTTGGCCGCCGAGGAGCGTTTGGGCCTCACCGGCGATGTGAAGGCCCTCGGCGAGTGGCAGCTGTCCAGGAGCGTGgctctggaatccctggacgAGCTCAACTGGCAGGCCACGGTGCCGCTTCAGTCCTGCCGCCAGCTGGAGTACCGCTACTTCGTCTACGTGGAGGATCTATCGGGCTACAAGCAGATCCGTCGATGGGAGACCCACTTCAAGCCCCGATCCCTGGGACCCTGCTCGGAGCTGCAGTGCAGCCAGCTGGACGTTTTCGGGATCACCTCGGACAACTCGGATCTGAAGCCACAGGTGCATCGCGGCTGGCTCAACCACGAGGCTATTCTGCAGCTCAAGTTCAACGGAGAGAAGATGTTCCAGGTGCACGACATCGAGACCTTCGATCCGCAGCACGTCCAGCTGAAGATTGTGCCCGTGGAGCAGACCGCTGGCCTGCATGTGGAGTACTCCAAGCAGGAGTACGGCAAGAGTCAGCTGGAGCAGCAGCCCACCTTTGGAGTGCCCTATACGAAGGGCGACATTGTCATCTTTCACATAACCCTGCCGCTGGAGAGGATGATGGGGCAGCACTTCCGCCTGGAATGCTACAGCATGTCCAACGAGCTCCTGGGCAGCGCCAGTCTGGTCGCCTCGGATTTGAGTGGCAGCGAGGGACTGCTGCACCTGCCCATCAAGTCGGCCAAGGATGCGGATGAGACGCTGGCCAGGCTGAGGTTGCCCTACGTGGCGGTGCAGCCGTATCGCTACTCGCCGCTGGACTTCAAGACCACCTTCGCCCACTACTGGCCCAAAAGCTGGCCCAACTTGGATGTGGGTCATCGCGGCAACGGCAAGAGCTACATTGCCAATGCTCCGGCCGAGAGGGAGAACACCATCGCCTCCTTCCTGAGTGCCCACGAGCACCACGCCGACATGATCGAGTTGGATGTCCACTTGACCGCCGATGGTGTGCCCGTGATCTATCACGACTTCGGACTCCGCACTGCGCCGCCCGGCAAGCAGATCAGCCGGCCAGATCAATTGGAATACGTGCTCATCAAGGACATCAACTACGGACTGCTGAAGCGGCTGCGCATCTTCTCCGTGATCGCCGGCCAGGTGGTGGAGTATCCCGCGCACAACGCCGAGCCGCGGACGGAGCATCGCATATTCCCCACGCTGGTGGAGGTGCTGGAGAACCTGCCCAAATCCCTGGGCATCGATGTGGAGATCAAGTGGCCGCAGCGTCGCCAGGGCGGCGGATCGGAGGCCGAGCAGACCATCGACAAGAACTTCTTCGCCGACAAGGTGctgcatcaggtgatcgagaAGGGCTGCGGCCGACCCATAATCTTCTCCAGCTTCGATGCGGACATGTGCACGATGCTGCGGTTCAAGCAGAACATCTTCCCGGTGATGTTCCTCACGCAGGGCGAGACCAAGAAGTGGCAGCCGTTCCTGGATCTGCGAACACGCACCTTCCTGGCGGCCGTGAACAATGCCCAGGCCTTCGAGCTGGCCGGAACAGCTCCGCATGCCGAGGACTTCCTGGGCGAGAATGCCCCGGAGATGCTGCAGAAGGCCAAGGACCTGGGCCAGATCGCCGTCATCTGGGGCGACGATTGCAACTCCAAGGAGCGCGTGCAGTATTTCACCCGGATCGGGGCCACCGCCACCTGCTACGATCGCAGCGATCTCTTCATGCCGGAGGGCAAGCAGGAGGCCTTCTTCAAGTCGCCCGCACTGATGGCCGAGTTCGCGGCCCAGTGCCGGATTTAG
- the LOC108056313 gene encoding glycerophosphocholine phosphodiesterase GPCPD1 isoform X2: MSVPMLLTPMEPQSPEDHMQNCAAYVDGASLTYGTGNELESASGSSVACKPTLREFNVRLEAPLAAEERLGLTGDVKALGEWQLSRSVALESLDELNWQATVPLQSCRQLEYRYFVYVEDLSGYKQIRRWETHFKPRSLGPCSELQCSQLDVFGITSDNSDLKPQVHRGWLNHEAILQLKFNGEKMFQVHDIETFDPQHVQLKIVPVEQTAGLHVEYSKQEYGKSQLEQQPTFGVPYTKGDIVIFHITLPLERMMGQHFRLECYSMSNELLGSASLVASDLSGSEGLLHLPIKSAKDADETLARLRLPYVAVQPYRYSPLDFKTTFAHYWPKSWPNLDVGHRGNGKSYIANAPAERENTIASFLSAHEHHADMIELDVHLTADGVPVIYHDFGLRTAPPGKQISRPDQLEYVLIKDINYGLLKRLRIFSVIAGQVVEYPAHNAEPRTEHRIFPTLVEVLENLPKSLGIDVEIKWPQRRQGGGSEAEQTIDKNFFADKVLHQVIEKGCGRPIIFSSFDADMCTMLRFKQNIFPVMFLTQGETKKWQPFLDLRTRTFLAAVNNAQAFELAGTAPHAEDFLGENAPEMLQKAKDLGQIAVIWGDDCNSKERVQYFTRIGATATCYDRSDLFMPEGKQEAFFKSPALMAEFAAQCRI; encoded by the exons ATGTCGGTGCCAATGCTGCTGACACCCATGGAACCCCAAAGTCCGGAGGATCACATGCAAAAT TGTGCCGCCTACGTGGACGGAGCCTCCCTCACCTATGGAACCGGAAACGAGCTGGAGTCGGCATCTGGATCCTCCGTCGCCTGTAAGCCCACTCTGCGGGAGTTCAATGTGCGTCTGGAGGCTCCCTTGGCCGCCGAGGAGCGTTTGGGCCTCACCGGCGATGTGAAGGCCCTCGGCGAGTGGCAGCTGTCCAGGAGCGTGgctctggaatccctggacgAGCTCAACTGGCAGGCCACGGTGCCGCTTCAGTCCTGCCGCCAGCTGGAGTACCGCTACTTCGTCTACGTGGAGGATCTATCGGGCTACAAGCAGATCCGTCGATGGGAGACCCACTTCAAGCCCCGATCCCTGGGACCCTGCTCGGAGCTGCAGTGCAGCCAGCTGGACGTTTTCGGGATCACCTCGGACAACTCGGATCTGAAGCCACAGGTGCATCGCGGCTGGCTCAACCACGAGGCTATTCTGCAGCTCAAGTTCAACGGAGAGAAGATGTTCCAGGTGCACGACATCGAGACCTTCGATCCGCAGCACGTCCAGCTGAAGATTGTGCCCGTGGAGCAGACCGCTGGCCTGCATGTGGAGTACTCCAAGCAGGAGTACGGCAAGAGTCAGCTGGAGCAGCAGCCCACCTTTGGAGTGCCCTATACGAAGGGCGACATTGTCATCTTTCACATAACCCTGCCGCTGGAGAGGATGATGGGGCAGCACTTCCGCCTGGAATGCTACAGCATGTCCAACGAGCTCCTGGGCAGCGCCAGTCTGGTCGCCTCGGATTTGAGTGGCAGCGAGGGACTGCTGCACCTGCCCATCAAGTCGGCCAAGGATGCGGATGAGACGCTGGCCAGGCTGAGGTTGCCCTACGTGGCGGTGCAGCCGTATCGCTACTCGCCGCTGGACTTCAAGACCACCTTCGCCCACTACTGGCCCAAAAGCTGGCCCAACTTGGATGTGGGTCATCGCGGCAACGGCAAGAGCTACATTGCCAATGCTCCGGCCGAGAGGGAGAACACCATCGCCTCCTTCCTGAGTGCCCACGAGCACCACGCCGACATGATCGAGTTGGATGTCCACTTGACCGCCGATGGTGTGCCCGTGATCTATCACGACTTCGGACTCCGCACTGCGCCGCCCGGCAAGCAGATCAGCCGGCCAGATCAATTGGAATACGTGCTCATCAAGGACATCAACTACGGACTGCTGAAGCGGCTGCGCATCTTCTCCGTGATCGCCGGCCAGGTGGTGGAGTATCCCGCGCACAACGCCGAGCCGCGGACGGAGCATCGCATATTCCCCACGCTGGTGGAGGTGCTGGAGAACCTGCCCAAATCCCTGGGCATCGATGTGGAGATCAAGTGGCCGCAGCGTCGCCAGGGCGGCGGATCGGAGGCCGAGCAGACCATCGACAAGAACTTCTTCGCCGACAAGGTGctgcatcaggtgatcgagaAGGGCTGCGGCCGACCCATAATCTTCTCCAGCTTCGATGCGGACATGTGCACGATGCTGCGGTTCAAGCAGAACATCTTCCCGGTGATGTTCCTCACGCAGGGCGAGACCAAGAAGTGGCAGCCGTTCCTGGATCTGCGAACACGCACCTTCCTGGCGGCCGTGAACAATGCCCAGGCCTTCGAGCTGGCCGGAACAGCTCCGCATGCCGAGGACTTCCTGGGCGAGAATGCCCCGGAGATGCTGCAGAAGGCCAAGGACCTGGGCCAGATCGCCGTCATCTGGGGCGACGATTGCAACTCCAAGGAGCGCGTGCAGTATTTCACCCGGATCGGGGCCACCGCCACCTGCTACGATCGCAGCGATCTCTTCATGCCGGAGGGCAAGCAGGAGGCCTTCTTCAAGTCGCCCGCACTGATGGCCGAGTTCGCGGCCCAGTGCCGGATTTAG
- the LOC108056313 gene encoding glycerophosphocholine phosphodiesterase GPCPD1 isoform X3: MSDQCAAYVDGASLTYGTGNELESASGSSVACKPTLREFNVRLEAPLAAEERLGLTGDVKALGEWQLSRSVALESLDELNWQATVPLQSCRQLEYRYFVYVEDLSGYKQIRRWETHFKPRSLGPCSELQCSQLDVFGITSDNSDLKPQVHRGWLNHEAILQLKFNGEKMFQVHDIETFDPQHVQLKIVPVEQTAGLHVEYSKQEYGKSQLEQQPTFGVPYTKGDIVIFHITLPLERMMGQHFRLECYSMSNELLGSASLVASDLSGSEGLLHLPIKSAKDADETLARLRLPYVAVQPYRYSPLDFKTTFAHYWPKSWPNLDVGHRGNGKSYIANAPAERENTIASFLSAHEHHADMIELDVHLTADGVPVIYHDFGLRTAPPGKQISRPDQLEYVLIKDINYGLLKRLRIFSVIAGQVVEYPAHNAEPRTEHRIFPTLVEVLENLPKSLGIDVEIKWPQRRQGGGSEAEQTIDKNFFADKVLHQVIEKGCGRPIIFSSFDADMCTMLRFKQNIFPVMFLTQGETKKWQPFLDLRTRTFLAAVNNAQAFELAGTAPHAEDFLGENAPEMLQKAKDLGQIAVIWGDDCNSKERVQYFTRIGATATCYDRSDLFMPEGKQEAFFKSPALMAEFAAQCRI, encoded by the exons ATGTCCGACCAG TGTGCCGCCTACGTGGACGGAGCCTCCCTCACCTATGGAACCGGAAACGAGCTGGAGTCGGCATCTGGATCCTCCGTCGCCTGTAAGCCCACTCTGCGGGAGTTCAATGTGCGTCTGGAGGCTCCCTTGGCCGCCGAGGAGCGTTTGGGCCTCACCGGCGATGTGAAGGCCCTCGGCGAGTGGCAGCTGTCCAGGAGCGTGgctctggaatccctggacgAGCTCAACTGGCAGGCCACGGTGCCGCTTCAGTCCTGCCGCCAGCTGGAGTACCGCTACTTCGTCTACGTGGAGGATCTATCGGGCTACAAGCAGATCCGTCGATGGGAGACCCACTTCAAGCCCCGATCCCTGGGACCCTGCTCGGAGCTGCAGTGCAGCCAGCTGGACGTTTTCGGGATCACCTCGGACAACTCGGATCTGAAGCCACAGGTGCATCGCGGCTGGCTCAACCACGAGGCTATTCTGCAGCTCAAGTTCAACGGAGAGAAGATGTTCCAGGTGCACGACATCGAGACCTTCGATCCGCAGCACGTCCAGCTGAAGATTGTGCCCGTGGAGCAGACCGCTGGCCTGCATGTGGAGTACTCCAAGCAGGAGTACGGCAAGAGTCAGCTGGAGCAGCAGCCCACCTTTGGAGTGCCCTATACGAAGGGCGACATTGTCATCTTTCACATAACCCTGCCGCTGGAGAGGATGATGGGGCAGCACTTCCGCCTGGAATGCTACAGCATGTCCAACGAGCTCCTGGGCAGCGCCAGTCTGGTCGCCTCGGATTTGAGTGGCAGCGAGGGACTGCTGCACCTGCCCATCAAGTCGGCCAAGGATGCGGATGAGACGCTGGCCAGGCTGAGGTTGCCCTACGTGGCGGTGCAGCCGTATCGCTACTCGCCGCTGGACTTCAAGACCACCTTCGCCCACTACTGGCCCAAAAGCTGGCCCAACTTGGATGTGGGTCATCGCGGCAACGGCAAGAGCTACATTGCCAATGCTCCGGCCGAGAGGGAGAACACCATCGCCTCCTTCCTGAGTGCCCACGAGCACCACGCCGACATGATCGAGTTGGATGTCCACTTGACCGCCGATGGTGTGCCCGTGATCTATCACGACTTCGGACTCCGCACTGCGCCGCCCGGCAAGCAGATCAGCCGGCCAGATCAATTGGAATACGTGCTCATCAAGGACATCAACTACGGACTGCTGAAGCGGCTGCGCATCTTCTCCGTGATCGCCGGCCAGGTGGTGGAGTATCCCGCGCACAACGCCGAGCCGCGGACGGAGCATCGCATATTCCCCACGCTGGTGGAGGTGCTGGAGAACCTGCCCAAATCCCTGGGCATCGATGTGGAGATCAAGTGGCCGCAGCGTCGCCAGGGCGGCGGATCGGAGGCCGAGCAGACCATCGACAAGAACTTCTTCGCCGACAAGGTGctgcatcaggtgatcgagaAGGGCTGCGGCCGACCCATAATCTTCTCCAGCTTCGATGCGGACATGTGCACGATGCTGCGGTTCAAGCAGAACATCTTCCCGGTGATGTTCCTCACGCAGGGCGAGACCAAGAAGTGGCAGCCGTTCCTGGATCTGCGAACACGCACCTTCCTGGCGGCCGTGAACAATGCCCAGGCCTTCGAGCTGGCCGGAACAGCTCCGCATGCCGAGGACTTCCTGGGCGAGAATGCCCCGGAGATGCTGCAGAAGGCCAAGGACCTGGGCCAGATCGCCGTCATCTGGGGCGACGATTGCAACTCCAAGGAGCGCGTGCAGTATTTCACCCGGATCGGGGCCACCGCCACCTGCTACGATCGCAGCGATCTCTTCATGCCGGAGGGCAAGCAGGAGGCCTTCTTCAAGTCGCCCGCACTGATGGCCGAGTTCGCGGCCCAGTGCCGGATTTAG